The following proteins are encoded in a genomic region of Fervidobacterium pennivorans DSM 9078:
- the rplT gene encoding 50S ribosomal protein L20, with protein MRVKNAVNAKKKKKKFLKFVKGFRGALSRRYTLAKQSYYRALKFAFDGRKNKKSNFRKLWITRINIAARNEGLKYNELIHGLKLANVSINRKMLAELAVNDPESFKEYVKIAKTALGK; from the coding sequence ATGCGCGTTAAAAATGCTGTGAACGCAAAGAAGAAAAAGAAAAAATTTCTGAAGTTTGTTAAAGGTTTCAGAGGTGCACTCAGCAGAAGATATACACTTGCTAAACAATCCTACTACAGAGCACTAAAGTTTGCGTTTGATGGAAGAAAGAACAAGAAAAGCAACTTCAGAAAGCTCTGGATTACAAGAATAAACATTGCTGCAAGAAACGAAGGGCTCAAATACAACGAATTAATCCACGGACTCAAACTCGCGAACGTGTCAATCAACAGAAAGATGCTTGCAGAACTTGCGGTAAACGATCCAGAAAGCTTCAAGGAATACGTAAAGATTGCAAAGACAGCTCTTGGAAAATAA
- a CDS encoding glycosyltransferase family 4 protein has translation MQSASTKDLWIILASFIISALTIPIFGRLAYRYGIVDKPDGELKPHERITPYLGGLSIYLGVLFVTPFEFVTKIALTVLVLLGLYDDAKNSDPNVRLITEFVIASVLVYKYVGLSLLFPLYAVLIVALVNAVNMMDGLDGVCASVSAISAIGLFIVATSRYDKVLLLSLVGALFGYLLYNFPPARIFMGDAGSYLIGGVLSVGLLSSIRNGSSNLPYVVSAFIFLSLFFFDLGAGVLRRVLNGRSPFSGDRGHFYDKIQSKTENKRYTLFVVVFIQFALFTIGMIAKQNAMLSLLAVLMLLVMYYFISKWLKILKY, from the coding sequence ATGCAATCAGCTTCAACGAAAGACTTATGGATTATTCTTGCATCTTTTATAATAAGCGCATTGACGATACCTATCTTTGGACGGTTAGCCTACAGATATGGTATTGTTGATAAACCTGATGGAGAGCTCAAGCCTCACGAAAGAATAACACCATACCTAGGTGGCTTGAGTATTTATCTTGGAGTACTTTTCGTTACACCTTTCGAGTTTGTGACAAAAATTGCTCTGACTGTTCTTGTCCTTTTAGGACTCTACGATGATGCCAAAAACTCAGATCCGAATGTTAGACTAATAACCGAATTTGTGATCGCCTCTGTTCTTGTTTACAAATATGTGGGACTCTCTCTTCTTTTTCCACTTTACGCTGTTTTAATTGTTGCTTTGGTAAATGCCGTTAATATGATGGATGGATTGGATGGTGTTTGTGCAAGTGTTTCTGCAATTTCCGCAATAGGTTTATTTATTGTTGCAACGTCACGATACGACAAAGTCTTGTTACTTTCTCTGGTTGGTGCCTTATTTGGTTATTTACTCTACAATTTTCCCCCAGCAAGAATATTCATGGGCGATGCTGGAAGTTATTTAATTGGTGGTGTTCTTTCAGTAGGCCTACTCTCATCTATCCGAAATGGGTCTTCCAATCTGCCATATGTGGTGTCAGCTTTTATTTTTCTTTCCCTCTTCTTTTTTGACCTCGGAGCAGGTGTTTTGAGAAGAGTATTGAACGGACGCTCTCCGTTCAGTGGTGATAGAGGACATTTCTATGATAAAATCCAGTCGAAGACCGAGAACAAAAGGTATACACTTTTCGTAGTTGTATTTATACAATTTGCGCTTTTTACGATTGGTATGATAGCAAAGCAGAATGCGATGTTATCTTTGCTTGCTGTATTAATGTTGCTCGTCATGTACTACTTCATATCAAAATGGCTGAAAATACTAAAATATTAG
- a CDS encoding cation diffusion facilitator family transporter has product MNDINADKTIRKVALIAVFTNILLASVKVTVGLVFKSMAVLADGIDTSTDILTSSTMLVATLISRRPPDKEHPYGHHKAENIGAKIISFVIFYAGVSLLVESTKRLITGQYEVLVGFWPLFAAILSVGGKTFLFIIEYTTGKRYKSNSMVAEAKNMRNDIMMSSLVFIGVALNKIGLAWMDPLVGIVMSGIIIKVAWEVFEENTHDLMDGLKDEEMWIYEKVFEACQKCGALNPHKVRVRKVGGKFDIDMDIEVSGEMNVRDAHEITKCIKKHLCETKEIYDVVIHVEPEANDEHEPFGLTKEAFEKGKKEKN; this is encoded by the coding sequence GTGAACGATATCAACGCAGATAAAACTATTAGGAAAGTTGCACTAATTGCGGTTTTTACAAACATATTACTGGCTTCGGTAAAAGTCACCGTTGGACTTGTCTTTAAAAGTATGGCAGTCTTGGCCGATGGTATAGACACTTCAACGGATATTTTAACGTCTTCAACAATGCTAGTCGCAACGTTAATCTCCAGAAGGCCCCCGGATAAGGAACATCCATATGGTCATCACAAAGCAGAAAACATTGGTGCAAAGATAATATCTTTTGTTATTTTTTATGCAGGTGTGAGTTTGCTTGTTGAGAGCACAAAGAGGTTGATAACCGGGCAATACGAGGTCTTGGTTGGCTTTTGGCCATTGTTTGCAGCGATACTTTCAGTTGGTGGAAAAACGTTCCTGTTCATAATTGAATACACTACTGGGAAAAGGTATAAAAGTAATTCAATGGTTGCAGAAGCCAAGAACATGAGAAACGATATTATGATGTCAAGTTTAGTCTTCATCGGAGTCGCACTTAACAAAATAGGTTTGGCTTGGATGGACCCTTTGGTAGGAATCGTTATGTCTGGTATAATAATAAAGGTAGCGTGGGAAGTCTTTGAAGAGAACACGCATGACTTGATGGACGGTCTAAAGGATGAAGAAATGTGGATATATGAAAAAGTCTTTGAAGCATGCCAAAAGTGTGGAGCTCTGAATCCGCATAAGGTGCGGGTAAGAAAAGTTGGTGGAAAGTTTGATATAGATATGGATATCGAGGTAAGTGGTGAAATGAACGTCAGGGATGCACACGAAATCACTAAATGCATTAAGAAACACCTTTGTGAGACGAAGGAGATTTACGATGTTGTCATCCATGTTGAGCCGGAGGCAAACGATGAACACGAACCGTTTGGGCTTACAAAAGAAGCTTTTGAAAAAGGCAAAAAAGAGAAAAACTAA
- a CDS encoding O-antigen ligase family protein codes for MEVLSFFEELVLYVTIPLVALFAHREYTYEFSTPKYAILTVATLLIGVYLLFRLVQTKRVKFFASRVHFIWLAFSIVALISTINTWRDNPYFFRQAFDIGLYLFLNMLLSFYFSTILDDKQKIARFLFVFVLTGLFIAINAILNFYMGYDIMLGQVGEPFQRASIKANVGNVIFVSNYLNMLLPIALYFVISLDLGVMNVRKFSGILFMKLLSLLSAILYLDVIIFSQTRSEYLALVLEVILLILAYFFFIRKREDKAEAELRKSAPSLLRKLKSLRRISIAIFILMSIILIVLYNVPSPFNNFGAFTMTDRFSAMASVSSRDERYLSWFSTIYIWKNHKLLGQGIGTYQLYGLYGIGDLTADKPIYSYGWNNFKRAHNDYFQVLSETGIIGLALIVVMLILLVIYVVKNIQKLQERDDTTLFSMLVLSGIVFAFQSFFSFPGHLLPNALMATFVLSAGLGKYFNKVDGKEYEIKGAKAVVLGLVLISSVAGSTYLRWNHFISEVYFRKGNVAFQTLAELRNQLSQIDNYLNQLDQIESDLNNFSGQFQIYSPENWHKYKQSQAGKLGGLYNKAQAESERLQNIQNIRNQIEQNRRVLTAQKEAIPQELTKYYEQAKAYFLKSVRLNHTYGKSYFYLAALASDPIRISMLKEALKKDPEAVLSQNYDEFQNILPNKFKYAYFKDLAVYIKNNPSFIDKIDMATAQAIVDSACLYEYSLLTFTERNTFKTLAVRYNSLHLIARTLTDNIENEELNKKTLALESLFFNKFDTWVRKILYIMPGGWNRFPDWKNLDIELATTGGQDIYRYFAGLTVQALDPINLESRNLLVDLAKLEAKTCKYMEAKGVWGVPDGVLDYLHALAREYQTVSEYQESVVTYSQLLEWYKESYDLVSKKVNDRDYWEKNFDTFVEDMKKRLDTVLEKDEKGYVSNSLTPMFEDRLRRLYNTMMNTDFKKIEKEYIEELVKYPPTFWMRIGKSGVWKTNAYNSMKDFENQIQALNFSDNAKKELTSILTAVIDSNLMKLYERYARFKAHYELIKEEFLRTAENLISLYQQITEEEILKDWKEPLFAMPEFDNKTKVLEFLEKLVAEYK; via the coding sequence ATGGAAGTGCTTTCGTTTTTTGAAGAACTTGTTTTGTACGTCACTATACCGCTTGTTGCACTCTTTGCTCACAGAGAGTATACTTACGAGTTCAGCACACCAAAGTACGCGATTTTAACAGTCGCCACGTTGTTGATAGGAGTGTATTTACTGTTTAGACTGGTTCAAACAAAGAGGGTTAAATTTTTTGCATCCAGAGTCCATTTTATTTGGTTGGCATTTTCGATAGTTGCGTTAATTTCAACAATTAACACCTGGAGGGATAATCCATACTTTTTTAGACAAGCATTTGACATAGGACTTTACTTATTCTTAAATATGCTCTTATCTTTTTATTTCTCAACCATTCTTGATGACAAACAGAAAATTGCGAGATTTCTTTTTGTTTTCGTGTTGACAGGGTTGTTTATTGCTATCAACGCTATCCTAAACTTCTATATGGGATACGACATAATGCTTGGGCAAGTTGGAGAGCCTTTTCAGAGGGCGAGTATAAAAGCAAATGTAGGAAATGTCATATTCGTTTCAAACTATCTGAACATGCTTTTACCCATTGCACTTTACTTTGTCATCAGTCTCGACCTTGGTGTTATGAACGTGCGAAAATTCTCTGGTATTCTGTTTATGAAATTACTATCGTTACTTTCCGCAATACTCTACTTGGATGTTATCATCTTTTCTCAGACTAGGTCCGAGTATTTAGCGCTTGTTTTAGAAGTAATATTACTTATTCTTGCATACTTTTTCTTTATCAGGAAGCGAGAAGACAAAGCTGAAGCAGAACTTCGGAAAAGTGCACCCAGTTTACTTAGGAAACTAAAATCTTTACGCAGGATTTCGATAGCAATATTCATACTTATGTCTATTATCTTGATTGTTCTTTACAACGTTCCTTCTCCATTCAACAACTTCGGAGCTTTCACAATGACTGATAGGTTTAGTGCGATGGCTTCAGTCTCAAGTAGAGACGAGAGATACTTGTCTTGGTTTTCGACAATTTACATCTGGAAGAATCACAAACTTCTTGGTCAAGGGATAGGAACTTATCAGTTGTACGGTCTTTACGGAATCGGAGATTTGACCGCCGACAAGCCCATATACAGCTACGGTTGGAACAACTTCAAAAGGGCACACAACGACTACTTCCAAGTGCTTAGCGAGACAGGAATAATTGGGCTGGCTTTGATTGTTGTGATGCTTATCTTACTTGTTATCTATGTAGTAAAGAATATTCAAAAGCTACAGGAACGTGATGATACGACACTGTTCTCCATGCTTGTGCTGAGCGGAATAGTGTTTGCGTTCCAAAGCTTTTTTAGTTTCCCGGGACATTTGCTACCGAACGCATTGATGGCAACATTTGTTCTGAGCGCAGGCTTGGGTAAGTATTTTAATAAAGTAGACGGAAAGGAATACGAAATAAAAGGTGCCAAAGCGGTTGTTCTCGGACTTGTTCTTATTTCTTCTGTTGCAGGCTCTACCTATCTGAGATGGAATCATTTCATTTCAGAAGTGTACTTCAGAAAAGGTAATGTGGCATTCCAAACGTTGGCAGAATTGAGAAATCAACTGAGTCAGATAGACAATTATCTAAATCAACTTGACCAAATAGAATCTGACCTTAACAACTTCTCCGGTCAATTCCAGATTTACTCTCCTGAAAATTGGCACAAGTATAAACAATCTCAGGCAGGCAAGTTAGGAGGTTTGTACAACAAAGCGCAGGCGGAAAGTGAACGTCTGCAGAATATTCAAAACATAAGAAACCAGATAGAACAAAATCGAAGGGTGTTAACTGCTCAGAAAGAAGCAATACCGCAGGAACTCACAAAATACTATGAACAAGCGAAAGCATACTTTTTAAAGAGTGTAAGGCTTAACCACACCTATGGAAAGTCGTATTTCTACCTCGCAGCGCTTGCTTCTGACCCAATAAGAATCAGTATGCTGAAAGAAGCTCTAAAAAAAGACCCAGAAGCTGTTCTGAGCCAAAACTATGACGAATTTCAGAATATACTTCCTAATAAGTTTAAGTATGCTTACTTCAAAGATTTGGCGGTTTACATAAAAAATAATCCGTCGTTTATCGACAAAATCGATATGGCAACAGCGCAAGCAATCGTTGATTCGGCTTGTTTATACGAATACTCATTACTTACATTCACCGAAAGAAATACTTTCAAAACACTAGCTGTTAGGTACAATTCCCTACACCTAATTGCAAGGACACTTACCGACAATATTGAAAATGAGGAGCTTAATAAAAAGACACTGGCACTCGAATCACTCTTCTTCAACAAGTTCGATACTTGGGTTAGGAAGATACTTTACATAATGCCTGGAGGATGGAACAGATTCCCAGATTGGAAGAACCTTGATATTGAGCTTGCAACAACAGGTGGGCAAGATATCTATAGGTATTTTGCCGGTTTGACAGTTCAAGCGCTAGACCCAATCAACCTAGAATCCCGTAACCTGCTCGTTGACTTAGCAAAATTGGAAGCAAAAACATGTAAATACATGGAAGCAAAAGGTGTCTGGGGTGTCCCTGATGGAGTGCTTGATTATCTACATGCTCTTGCAAGAGAATATCAAACAGTTTCGGAGTATCAAGAGAGCGTGGTTACATATTCACAACTGCTTGAATGGTACAAAGAAAGTTATGACCTCGTTTCAAAGAAAGTTAACGACAGAGATTACTGGGAGAAGAACTTCGATACATTCGTTGAGGATATGAAGAAGCGTTTGGATACAGTTTTGGAAAAGGATGAAAAAGGTTATGTCTCAAATAGTCTAACTCCAATGTTTGAGGACAGGTTGAGAAGGTTATATAATACAATGATGAACACCGATTTCAAAAAAATTGAAAAAGAGTATATTGAAGAGCTTGTCAAATATCCTCCGACATTTTGGATGAGGATAGGCAAGTCAGGTGTTTGGAAAACAAATGCTTATAATTCTATGAAAGATTTTGAAAATCAAATTCAAGCATTGAATTTCTCCGATAATGCGAAAAAAGAGCTTACATCAATACTAACAGCAGTTATTGACTCGAACTTGATGAAGCTTTATGAAAGGTATGCCAGGTTCAAGGCTCATTACGAGTTAATAAAGGAAGAATTCTTGAGAACTGCAGAGAACTTGATAAGTTTATACCAACAAATTACCGAAGAAGAAATACTAAAAGATTGGAAAGAACCGTTGTTTGCTATGCCGGAGTTTGATAATAAGACGAAAGTTCTCGAATTCTTAGAGAAACTTGTGGCAGAATATAAGTAA
- a CDS encoding tetratricopeptide repeat protein — translation MNTNRLGLQKKLLKKAKKRKTNQKIFFKNFWKLLLCTTLTTLTLAFLTTLFHPVIVFGLTLDEILEKSKSDPDFAWDMYLSYISQLSPNVSASESKKIEQVGRIINAKRKLKELDFAVKEDIEGLIKFLKTNSIKTTLKYYILEIFREETLAEYLNNNVSHNLDVLLLTNILTIDVKDYVESVLNVISQDDKAKKHFLDTVLKRLEKKDVFVNAIFEELYQRYSNAEKETRNRILELYKDFKTYRYSDARFEKILNKTSKTWYKFWHSFMEFSSRLARFADNFVFVTIVLVVMTTIILFSIPFVRYKIFHVLGLKKLAALTYRKIVDKDPLNEDKRLTLAQLYEEAGMFEEAMNEYNFLKRIKLE, via the coding sequence ATGAACACGAACCGTTTGGGCTTACAAAAGAAGCTTTTGAAAAAGGCAAAAAAGAGAAAAACTAACCAGAAGATATTCTTCAAAAATTTCTGGAAGCTCTTGTTATGCACTACGCTTACAACACTCACGTTAGCATTTTTAACAACTCTCTTTCATCCCGTAATAGTTTTTGGACTTACGCTTGATGAAATATTGGAAAAATCAAAGTCCGACCCAGATTTTGCCTGGGATATGTATCTTTCATACATTTCCCAACTCAGTCCGAACGTATCCGCTTCTGAAAGTAAAAAAATAGAACAAGTTGGAAGGATTATAAACGCTAAAAGAAAATTGAAAGAGCTGGATTTTGCAGTTAAAGAAGACATCGAAGGCCTTATAAAATTCTTAAAGACAAATTCTATAAAGACGACTTTGAAGTACTACATCTTGGAGATCTTCAGAGAAGAAACCCTAGCAGAATACTTAAATAATAATGTTTCCCATAACCTTGACGTTCTATTACTTACAAACATTCTTACCATCGATGTAAAAGACTACGTTGAAAGTGTTCTTAATGTAATATCACAGGACGATAAGGCAAAGAAACATTTTTTAGACACTGTTCTGAAACGTCTGGAGAAGAAGGATGTGTTTGTCAACGCCATATTTGAAGAATTGTACCAACGATATTCAAATGCCGAGAAGGAAACAAGAAATCGTATCCTAGAACTATATAAAGACTTCAAAACTTACAGATACTCGGACGCACGGTTTGAAAAAATATTAAACAAAACTAGCAAAACTTGGTACAAATTCTGGCACTCGTTTATGGAATTTTCCTCTCGCCTTGCTCGTTTTGCTGATAATTTCGTCTTTGTAACTATTGTTCTCGTAGTAATGACTACAATAATTCTTTTTTCAATACCATTTGTAAGATACAAAATATTCCACGTCTTGGGCTTAAAAAAGCTTGCTGCACTGACCTACAGAAAGATTGTTGATAAGGATCCATTAAATGAAGATAAAAGGCTTACTCTTGCCCAACTTTACGAAGAGGCTGGAATGTTCGAAGAGGCAATGAACGAATACAACTTTTTGAAAAGGATAAAGCTTGAATGA
- the rpmI gene encoding 50S ribosomal protein L35: MAKKKMKVSKTAAKRFKVTKNGKIMRRHANAWHKTGKKRRSTLRALRLEDVVSQADKPRILRLLGKK; encoded by the coding sequence ATGGCCAAGAAAAAGATGAAGGTTAGCAAGACTGCGGCCAAGAGATTCAAGGTTACAAAGAACGGGAAAATCATGCGCAGGCATGCCAACGCATGGCACAAAACCGGAAAGAAGAGAAGGTCAACATTACGTGCCCTTAGACTTGAAGACGTTGTTTCCCAAGCTGATAAACCAAGAATTCTCAGACTCCTTGGTAAAAAGTAA
- the infC gene encoding translation initiation factor IF-3 — protein sequence MKNEKEKIIKNEEIPFGELRVVDEEGKVVGIMSKSAAIDLARSKGLDLILVAPNAQPPVARILDYGKYKYELAKREQKAKKNQKIIEIKEMKFRPAINEHDYQTKLKHIRRFLEDGNKVKVTVMFRGREMAFIDKGKEILDRIAKDVSDIGTVEKEAKVEGRDMWMMLKPKNL from the coding sequence ATTAAGAACGAAAAAGAAAAAATCATTAAAAACGAGGAGATTCCATTTGGTGAATTACGTGTGGTCGATGAAGAAGGGAAAGTCGTTGGTATCATGTCAAAAAGTGCAGCTATTGACCTTGCAAGGTCAAAGGGGTTGGATTTAATTCTTGTTGCCCCAAATGCACAGCCACCAGTTGCGAGAATATTGGACTATGGCAAATACAAATACGAACTTGCCAAAAGAGAGCAGAAAGCAAAGAAAAATCAGAAGATTATTGAAATCAAGGAAATGAAATTCAGACCCGCTATTAACGAGCATGATTATCAAACCAAGCTCAAACATATTAGAAGGTTCTTGGAAGATGGAAACAAAGTCAAAGTCACTGTAATGTTCCGTGGAAGAGAAATGGCGTTCATAGATAAGGGTAAAGAAATACTTGATAGGATTGCAAAAGACGTTTCTGATATCGGGACAGTAGAAAAGGAAGCAAAGGTTGAAGGAAGAGACATGTGGATGATGCTTAAGCCAAAGAATCTGTAA
- a CDS encoding PIG-L deacetylase family protein, whose protein sequence is MITTLHSYLFIGAHPDDIEIWAGGLILRILRENPTAQVHCVVLTDGSAGYATAQERYEEAMNAAKMMKVSSYEFLNLKDGSLHFNNELPNIIANLIRKYKPDLLITHPRKDRHPDHAAAGTATDKALFLAMVVPEFLDYEPHLCKNVLRFMSDPFNSPKSKLYVDISEVYEQKKSVISNFKTQLGVLEPYLQLNELYGRLINCAAAEIFEPEVLVF, encoded by the coding sequence ATGATAACTACCCTGCACAGTTACCTCTTCATAGGTGCGCATCCGGATGATATTGAGATATGGGCAGGTGGGTTGATTTTAAGAATACTTCGCGAGAATCCGACAGCTCAAGTTCACTGTGTTGTGCTGACAGATGGTTCAGCGGGGTATGCGACTGCCCAAGAACGATACGAAGAGGCTATGAATGCTGCAAAGATGATGAAGGTTAGCTCGTACGAGTTTTTGAACCTGAAAGATGGTAGTTTGCACTTTAACAACGAGCTTCCGAACATAATCGCTAACCTTATAAGAAAATACAAACCTGATTTGTTAATCACACATCCACGAAAAGACAGACACCCTGATCATGCCGCGGCTGGCACAGCAACCGATAAGGCGCTGTTTCTTGCTATGGTGGTTCCCGAATTCTTAGATTATGAACCACACTTATGCAAGAATGTACTTCGATTTATGTCGGACCCTTTCAATAGTCCAAAGTCGAAATTGTATGTTGACATCTCAGAAGTCTATGAGCAGAAAAAATCAGTTATTTCAAATTTTAAAACACAACTTGGAGTCTTGGAACCATATCTGCAACTTAACGAGTTGTACGGACGTCTTATAAATTGTGCAGCAGCTGAAATCTTCGAACCCGAAGTGTTAGTGTTCTAA
- a CDS encoding DUF190 domain-containing protein: protein MEKIIGTFVRIYVKENQRCEAFGKKPLNKVIAEMALKMDITDFVEYKVFEGYIFDKKLHTLAREVIDHELPIIIEFFTTDEKAQKFLEEMAPYLKNTVVLVFRDTEGYFFR from the coding sequence ATGGAGAAAATAATTGGCACGTTCGTACGCATTTACGTTAAAGAGAATCAAAGATGCGAAGCATTCGGAAAGAAGCCACTTAACAAGGTAATTGCTGAAATGGCTCTGAAGATGGATATCACAGATTTTGTGGAATACAAAGTTTTTGAGGGATATATATTCGACAAAAAACTACACACATTGGCTAGAGAAGTTATCGACCATGAACTTCCGATAATCATAGAATTTTTCACGACTGATGAAAAAGCACAGAAGTTTTTAGAGGAAATGGCACCTTATTTAAAAAACACAGTTGTGCTCGTATTTAGGGATACCGAGGGATATTTTTTCAGATAG
- a CDS encoding prolyl oligopeptidase family serine peptidase, whose product MSDKINYLEKFKPFVYKDEFIEMPYRLFIPESQNPGEKYSLVVFLHGSGERGRDNEKQITANEGATVWASPKVQEKHPCFVLAPQCPENGYWGTSFRTSDELEPNSLLSTVLLLINQIVDEYPTDEDRMYITGLSMGGFGTVGLLTLCPERFAAAVVVCGGGNVAKVQKISHIPIWFFHAEDDDVVPVKFSRDLVEALKKLNAPVRYTEYPKGYMESIGSFPHASWIPAYKDTEMIEWLFSQRKVQK is encoded by the coding sequence ATGTCAGATAAAATCAACTATCTTGAAAAATTCAAACCATTTGTTTACAAGGACGAGTTTATCGAAATGCCTTACAGACTCTTCATCCCTGAAAGCCAAAACCCAGGTGAGAAATATTCACTGGTTGTTTTTCTCCATGGCTCCGGTGAGCGTGGAAGAGATAACGAAAAGCAAATTACCGCAAACGAAGGTGCTACCGTATGGGCTAGTCCAAAAGTGCAGGAAAAACACCCTTGTTTTGTACTAGCCCCTCAGTGTCCAGAAAACGGGTACTGGGGAACTTCATTTAGAACTAGTGACGAGCTTGAACCGAACTCTCTACTTTCAACGGTCCTTCTGTTAATCAATCAAATTGTAGATGAGTATCCCACTGACGAAGACAGGATGTACATAACGGGGCTATCGATGGGAGGTTTTGGTACCGTTGGATTGTTAACACTTTGCCCAGAAAGATTTGCAGCTGCAGTTGTTGTCTGTGGTGGTGGTAATGTTGCGAAAGTCCAAAAAATCTCTCACATCCCTATATGGTTCTTCCATGCCGAAGACGATGACGTTGTTCCTGTAAAGTTTTCTCGCGACTTAGTTGAGGCTCTGAAGAAGTTAAACGCTCCTGTGCGATACACAGAGTACCCAAAAGGCTACATGGAAAGCATCGGAAGTTTTCCACATGCGTCTTGGATTCCTGCTTACAAAGATACAGAAATGATTGAGTGGCTATTTAGTCAAAGAAAAGTGCAAAAATAA